CCGAGACCATTCAGATTGAATCTAGCCTGGTTGGCCTCATCATCGGCCGTCAGGGCGAGAACCTTCGTCGCGTCGAAGGCGAGAGTCGCTGCAGGGTTCAGTTCGTGCCGCCGTCGAGCCCCACCGAACAGTACCGTCCGTGCAAGATTACCGGTCCCCGTGCGCAGCgtgaggaggccaaggagatgATCAACCGCATCATTCGCGACAGTGGAATGAGGGGAAGCGCCCCGGCTGACAGGCCTGCGCCCCGCGACTCCGGCCGTGGTGGCTCTGCCGCCCCGCCTCCTCTCAAAGAGGGTGAGGATAGTCTTCAGATTATGGTTCCTGACAGGACTGTCGGTCTTATCATTGGTCGCGGTGGAGAGACCATTCGCGACTTGCAGGAGCGCAGCGGCTGCCACATCAACATCGTCGGAGAAAACAAGAGCGTCAACGGTCTTCGTCCAGTGAACCTTATTGGTACCCCCGCCGCAGCCAAGACTGCCAAGGAGTTGATTCTGGAAATCGTCGACAGCGATAGCCGCAACGCTAGCAACCCTGGTGGTAACCGTCCTCCCCGTGGCGACAacatgggtggtggtggcggcggtggtggttacGACAAGCAGAACGATTCGATCTTTGTCCCTTCTGAGGCCGTTGGTATGATCATTGGCAAGGGCGGCGAGACAATCCGCGAGATGCAGAACACCACGGGCTGCAAGATCAACGTTTCCCAGTCGTCCGGCGCTGGTGAGACTGAGCGCGAGATTGGCTTGGTCGGCACCCGCGAGGCCATTAACCGTGCTAAGCGTGCCATCGAAGACAAGGTCGACGCGGCTGTACGTACAATCCCCCTTTCTTCACTCGCGACGACTTACTAACACGGACAACAGAAGCAAAAGAGCTCGGGCGGTGCCCCTCCTCGTCGCGGCCAGCATCGCGATTATGATAACCCCAACTATGGTCAGCCTTCTAACAACAACAGTGTTCCCCAACAAAGCTTGCCCGCAGGTAACGCCGCGGCTCCTGCTGGAGCCGGTGCGCAAGGTGATCCCTATGCCATGTGTATGTGCCCCCTCACGCTACCTTGATATTCCCAGAACACGCACTAACTCTGAACAGACGGCGGTTATGACAACTATGTTGCTTTGTGGTGGCAGTCCCAACTTGCCGCTGCTCAAGGTCAAGGTGCTGCCGGCCAGGCCCCTGGCACGTCGTAAACCTCGCCATGCTGATGCCGGACTTATGATGcgcatgccatgccatgatTCTCGCCCATGTCTCTCCTGGCACGTTTTGACATTGCCGCTActgctgcttgctgctgcttgtctCGTTGACCATGCTGCACGTTGATGTCTCGATCATGACGACCATCATATTCCATGCTATAGGGCATGGACAAGTGAGAAGCGCTTACAATTTTTTTCGGCATCTCAGCGTATAactggaagaagacgaactCCAGTTGTGTTCAATGATTGTACGATTACGACTTTATCTCGGGTGGCCAACTTTCCAAGGCACATTTTCACGACATTGATATGGTTCTCTTATAAGCGCGTGGCAACCGCTTCGGCCCGGTTTATACCGATGATATCTATCATGGGCCTTTCTCTTCATGGTTCGGGTTGCTCCATATATCTGCGATCTAGCATGCACCTCTGTCTGATGCACAAAGCTGGCTACCTGCTGAAGAACCCCATCCCAAGCGATCGAATGCAGATGTGTCCTGCAGTGGTTGGCTCACTGCAAGACCATCAGTCCAAATGGTTGGGTAACCTCTTGATGCGATCTACCAATAGGCTTGACTGTTGCATCCACACTCGCCGCCAAGCTGCTTGATATGAGACCCGAAGCAAAGAACGGACTGCAGACTTTTGTTGTCCTTGGATACAAGGAGACCTCGTTGGGATTTTTGCATGCTTGCTATGAGCCCTGCCGTCCATGTCTTTGTGATCATGATGAGAATCATGCTTATGGAGAGGATCTCTACCCAGCAGATGCACATGGTCTGAGGTAGACAACCCAAGCCATCAACGACATGTCGTCACATGTCGTCGTTCTTTTCTTctatctcttttttttttttatcttcgAGCTTTTTTGTGCCTCATTTGCATACGTTTTACATGAGAACTAAAACCTCCATCACTTTTGCACAGAGGAGCAAAAATGATGGATTATCTCAAGTTTGGCTTTGGATCAGCGCAGTGGATGcttactaaaaaaaaaaagggtggTGGTAGTCGTCATTGAcaaatggatggatggaagggTGGATGGAAAGATGGGACAATGACGGACCGCCGCCCGTTTGACAGGACATGCACATATGTATACTAGAGGATCAAAGAGGGAACCCGCAAGGCGTTACGTAGCAGAACAAAGGTTTTTTTCGTTCACCTCATGCCCGCTGGTGATATCTGATTTTATTATGTTTTCCATCTCGGCAGATACTTTTATATCCTACTGTTCGATCTTGTGAGTCaatagaggtatgtatggtGAAGATATGAACAGTGacactacctacgtaccttgATATGGAAACTTCCAGGTtggcaggtaggtaccaagcAAACAATGAAGTCAAttgttaggtaggtaggtaggtaggtacgtaatAGCCGTAGGTGAAGAAAGGTGGATGTGGTATTATGTAGAGGTTGGTAGGCAGGCTTACAGGATACTATTTGCCCTTGAGATTGCCATGTGCAATTTGCTATTCTTTGCTAATTCCTCTACAATATTATCAACATCAACTCCTTCCTCACGACTTTTCCTTTCCTAGTATGTAAACGTTGAAATTGATGTCTCGCACACGCCTGTAAACACTGTATGTAACCACCAATTCATAGCGACCAATCCCGGATCTCGGAATGAAACCCTTTCTGCATGCCCCTGTTAAACAGAAGCACAACATCAACGCCAAGCCCCTTCTACATAATCCCAGTCTCCACGCTCACTGTAACGCTTTGCTTACGGGATCCCTCCCTCACTCCCCTGGTACTCTTTCTTCTGACTCTATCTCACTTAGACTGTTCCGGAAAAACAACAAGATGACATTGTTCAGAAAATCTATGACCATATCGCCGTTTCGTTCATTTGCGGCCGCCTTAACGCACAGGAGAATATGGGGGTCAAAGACATCATGGACAGAATCAACGACAACGATCTGACGCAAGCGGCGCGCAAGTTGGAGGAGGTTTTTAGTCTTCAAGAATCTTTAACTCATCATGGTGACCCCGCATTGTCacaatcatcatcagcatcatcagcatcaccacctccagctccagTTCAACAATCACGACCAACAGCTGCATCAGACTCAGACTCACCAGacaccgacgacgacaacccaccaccactctGCCCCACCTGCCTTAACCTCAACTACTCCCTCTTCCGCCCCTTCGATTCACACCCACCCATCCTCAACTCCTACTCCCTTTCCGCGTCCGCGTCTCATAACCATTTCCCATCCAGTGTCTCTACCGCCCTCCCGCCTCGCTACCTCTTAATTGAATACCAAGACCTTCTCCAGACTTCTACTTCCACTTCTACCCCCAATTCCAATTCCAACAGCAacgacaacggcaacggcaacaccCCAACATGCCCTTActgccccctcctccacaaaGCCATCACTTTATTCTGGGACGATGATCCAAGCTCTTATTACAGGTATAAAGCGCCGGTGGCTGACGCACGCTCTTTCCGGCGGATATTGTGTCTTACGCAGCAGCCTGCTGTTACTTCTGGTTCTGTTTTTGGTGATggttttggtgatggtgatgagggaACAGGAGCAAAGGGAGGGGAAacaggagggggaggagggacgCTCAGCCTCTTCAAAGCGCTGTTGTACGACGATTATCCCGATGCGACGTTCCCTCATGCTTTGACGGTACGGGATTCGACAAGTAGGATTGAGTTTTATCATTATCCTTGGGATTTGGTTGATTtgaaaaggggggaagaggaggggaaagagggaaaacAGGCGCCGGAGAAGGACGTGGAGGAAGGTGAAGGGATATCTGCGGATGAGGTCGAAAATGGCAGGATGACTGAAGAGTTGAACAAATCGACACGAT
The Neurospora crassa OR74A linkage group II, whole genome shotgun sequence DNA segment above includes these coding regions:
- a CDS encoding far upstream element-binding protein 2; the encoded protein is MAAPQQPDINSILQLLNATQRPASSTPTQSQPGLPAPAQPPMPPAAYAHPPQQPPAYPLQQPPYQQAPGYYPPPAASGGIDLSAVRPVNSGTVDIQDAVAKARAMAAENGLVPYEQSSRPYPPHDSRPHDSRAPDNRPYQRARSRSPRGRESYRDNVNPYRDERRGGDHGHHGGQSRDYGRERSFSPGRGRQGFSPRGGHGGGRDRSPLRGKEGDTETIQIESSLVGLIIGRQGENLRRVEGESRCRVQFVPPSSPTEQYRPCKITGPRAQREEAKEMINRIIRDSGMRGSAPADRPAPRDSGRGGSAAPPPLKEGEDSLQIMVPDRTVGLIIGRGGETIRDLQERSGCHINIVGENKSVNGLRPVNLIGTPAAAKTAKELILEIVDSDSRNASNPGGNRPPRGDNMGGGGGGGGYDKQNDSIFVPSEAVGMIIGKGGETIREMQNTTGCKINVSQSSGAGETEREIGLVGTREAINRAKRAIEDKVDAAKQKSSGGAPPRRGQHRDYDNPNYGQPSNNNSVPQQSLPAGNAAAPAGAGAQGDPYAMYGGYDNYVALWWQSQLAAAQGQGAAGQAPGTS